A single genomic interval of Blochmannia endosymbiont of Camponotus sp. C-003 harbors:
- a CDS encoding 1-acylglycerol-3-phosphate O-acyltransferase translates to MLAIIRIILILILSISICMFGIIYCLLSPRQSYHTAFFSRLFGSMAPIFGIQVKIRNLLRNKLPKHCIYIANHQNNYDMITVSCVVQPRTIIVGKKNLLWIPLFGQLYWLCGNILINRSQNTRSHNVLIQKAKSMKKNDISIWVFPEGTRSAGRGLLPFKIGAFHAAISAQIPIVPICVSNISNKKIKLNRWSNGLVIIEIMPPIETQKYEPNKVRDMSKYCYEVMKMKIDSLNKEVIEHETQISRVLKTHCIK, encoded by the coding sequence ATGCTTGCCATTATACGTATTATTTTGATCTTGATATTGTCAATTAGCATTTGTATGTTTGGTATTATTTATTGTTTATTAAGTCCTCGTCAATCATATCACACTGCTTTTTTTAGTCGATTGTTTGGAAGTATGGCCCCTATTTTTGGTATTCAAGTTAAAATACGCAATTTGTTACGTAATAAATTACCAAAACATTGTATATATATCGCTAACCATCAAAATAATTATGATATGATCACAGTATCTTGTGTTGTGCAGCCACGTACAATAATAGTAGGTAAAAAAAATTTACTGTGGATTCCATTATTTGGACAACTGTATTGGTTATGTGGAAATATATTGATTAATCGTAGTCAAAATACTAGGTCTCATAACGTTTTAATACAAAAAGCTAAATCCATGAAAAAGAACGATATTTCTATTTGGGTATTTCCAGAAGGCACACGCAGTGCTGGAAGGGGTTTGTTGCCGTTTAAAATTGGTGCGTTTCATGCTGCAATTTCAGCTCAAATACCAATCGTGCCTATTTGTGTTTCTAATATTTCTAATAAAAAAATAAAATTAAATCGTTGGTCCAACGGTTTAGTAATTATTGAGATTATGCCTCCTATAGAAACTCAAAAATATGAACCTAATAAGGTGCGCGATATGAGTAAGTATTGTTATGAAGTTATGAAGATGAAAATTGATTCATTAAACAAAGAAGTAATTGAACACGAAACACAGATATCTCGAGTATTAAAAACACATTGCATAAAATAA
- the folB gene encoding dihydroneopterin aldolase, whose amino-acid sequence MMDILFIEQLTVMAYIGINDWEKKCLQKLIFDLQLSCNTDFFLDNRNIISYVDYTHVNQVILNLVGQKHFYLIEDVANLIANTLMEKFCIEWIRVKVSKPGAIHNAFNVGVCIERQNKMFIKSLKKD is encoded by the coding sequence ATGATGGATATCTTATTTATTGAACAACTAACAGTAATGGCGTATATCGGTATAAATGATTGGGAAAAAAAATGTTTACAAAAATTAATTTTTGATTTGCAATTATCATGTAATACTGATTTTTTTTTAGATAATCGAAACATAATATCTTATGTCGATTATACTCATGTAAATCAAGTTATACTTAATTTAGTGGGCCAAAAACATTTTTATTTAATAGAAGATGTTGCTAATTTAATAGCAAATACGTTGATGGAAAAATTTTGTATTGAATGGATTCGTGTAAAAGTAAGTAAACCTGGAGCAATTCACAATGCTTTTAATGTTGGTGTATGTATTGAGCGACAGAACAAAATGTTTATCAAATCTTTAAAAAAAGATTAG
- a CDS encoding undecaprenyl-diphosphate phosphatase: MLNIIFYIIDFGSLILDVRRLVISLILGIVEGLTEFLPISSTGHMILVENILNCMDDSVIAFTVIIQLGAILSITKIFWNRLYCMSMISIKKIFVKQHDNKNYLCIRHILLGTLPGTILGMIFYEKIKLVFELIYIMYGLIIGGVFLLIGELYISKKPRVSDINNITYLQAFLIGCFQCLAFWPGFSRAGATIGGGLLVGLNRRISSEFSFFLAVPIIFGSAVLTFYHYRSFIDLVDALLLLGGSVIAFIVALFTVRYFLKIVQNVSLIPFAIYRFLLAGGIYWGLIT, encoded by the coding sequence ATGTTAAATATTATATTTTATATTATTGATTTTGGGTCGTTAATATTAGATGTACGTAGATTAGTTATTTCATTGATTTTGGGGATAGTAGAAGGTTTAACAGAATTTCTTCCTATCTCTTCAACAGGGCATATGATATTGGTAGAAAATATTTTAAATTGTATGGATGATTCAGTTATAGCTTTTACTGTGATTATTCAATTAGGTGCTATTTTGTCTATAACAAAAATCTTTTGGAATCGATTATATTGTATGAGTATGATTTCTATAAAAAAAATATTTGTTAAACAACACGATAATAAAAATTATTTATGTATTCGACATATATTGTTAGGAACGTTGCCTGGGACAATATTAGGAATGATTTTTTATGAAAAAATTAAATTGGTTTTTGAATTAATATATATTATGTATGGGTTAATAATTGGAGGAGTTTTTTTATTAATTGGGGAATTATATATATCTAAAAAACCACGCGTATCAGATATTAATAATATAACTTATTTGCAAGCTTTTTTAATTGGATGTTTTCAATGTTTAGCTTTTTGGCCGGGATTTTCTCGCGCTGGAGCTACTATTGGAGGCGGATTATTAGTTGGTCTTAATCGACGTATATCGTCAGAGTTTTCATTTTTTTTAGCAGTTCCTATTATATTTGGTTCTGCAGTCTTAACTTTTTATCATTATAGATCGTTTATTGATCTCGTAGATGCTTTGCTATTACTAGGAGGCAGTGTCATAGCATTTATTGTGGCATTATTTACTGTAAGATATTTCTTGAAAATAGTTCAAAATGTTTCTTTAATTCCTTTTGCTATATATCGATTTTTATTAGCAGGAGGTATCTATTGGGGATTAATAACATAA
- the cutA gene encoding divalent-cation tolerance protein CutA, producing MIIILCTIPNDMSIVSNLTKTLLHHKLAACITVLHEVRSFYYWDNVLKDQSELQLLIKTHSSLQEETLNTIKQLHPYKVPELLVLPIIDGDPNYLSWMRSILHKH from the coding sequence ATGATAATAATTTTATGTACCATACCTAACGATATGTCCATCGTTTCAAATTTAACGAAAACTTTATTACATCATAAACTAGCAGCATGTATAACTGTACTACACGAAGTGCGCTCGTTTTATTATTGGGACAATGTCTTAAAAGATCAGTCTGAATTACAATTATTAATTAAAACACACAGTTCCTTACAAGAAGAAACATTAAATACAATCAAGCAATTACATCCCTATAAAGTTCCAGAATTGTTAGTGCTTCCTATCATAGATGGTGATCCAAATTATTTGTCATGGATGCGATCTATATTACACAAACACTAA
- a CDS encoding tRNA CCA-pyrophosphorylase has protein sequence MEKYLVGGAVRDTLLKLPVQEKDWVIVGSTPQEMLNIGYEQVGKDFPVFLHPENHEEYALARTERKSGQGYTGFTCHTAPSITIEEDLYRRDLTINAMAYDAHGNLVDPYHGQRDIELRLLRHVSHTFNEDPLRVLRVARFAARFAHMHFTIASETLILMTQMVRELLSLSPERIWAETKKALITDNPQVYFTVLRHCGALKILFPELDALFDIPTPNQYYSKINTGYYTMTTLSKAAHLTDDINVRFSVLCRNLSKGISFNKKNKNTKHYDHRKLGVTLIHNLCNRLKIPHEIRNFSKIISEYHNYLHDLNMLTPKMLMTLFHDFDCWRRPNRINQIILVIQSDTIRHESHNSYVLNQENFLRTAFAIAKKISTSDIIKEGFTGSNITKELYVRRLHALNSWKNK, from the coding sequence ATGGAAAAATATTTAGTAGGCGGTGCTGTACGAGACACACTGTTAAAACTACCAGTTCAAGAAAAAGATTGGGTGATAGTAGGATCTACTCCTCAAGAAATGTTGAATATAGGTTATGAACAAGTTGGAAAAGATTTTCCAGTATTTTTACACCCAGAAAATCATGAAGAATATGCATTAGCGCGTACTGAACGCAAATCTGGTCAAGGATATACTGGATTTACTTGTCATACAGCTCCTTCAATTACTATTGAAGAAGATTTGTATCGTAGAGATTTAACTATTAATGCTATGGCTTATGATGCACATGGCAATCTTGTAGATCCATACCACGGACAACGAGATATAGAGTTACGATTGTTACGGCATGTTTCTCATACATTTAATGAAGATCCCCTACGAGTATTAAGAGTCGCTCGATTTGCTGCACGATTCGCGCACATGCATTTTACTATAGCTTCAGAAACGCTAATATTAATGACACAAATGGTTCGTGAATTACTATCACTATCTCCAGAACGTATATGGGCGGAAACAAAAAAAGCTTTGATCACAGACAACCCACAAGTATATTTTACAGTTTTACGTCATTGTGGAGCTTTAAAAATCTTATTCCCTGAATTAGATGCATTATTTGATATACCTACTCCGAATCAATATTACTCAAAAATTAATACTGGTTATTATACTATGACAACACTTTCTAAAGCGGCTCATTTAACAGATGATATCAATGTACGGTTTTCTGTTTTATGTCGTAATTTAAGCAAGGGGATATCTTTTAACAAAAAAAACAAAAACACCAAACATTATGATCACAGAAAATTAGGGGTTACTTTGATCCACAATTTATGCAATAGATTAAAAATACCACATGAAATTCGTAATTTTTCAAAAATTATTTCAGAATATCATAACTATTTACATGACTTGAACATGTTGACGCCTAAAATGCTAATGACCTTATTCCATGATTTTGATTGTTGGCGGCGCCCGAACAGAATAAATCAAATTATTTTAGTTATTCAATCCGATACAATAAGACATGAAAGTCATAACAGTTATGTGTTAAATCAAGAAAATTTTCTACGAACAGCCTTTGCAATAGCAAAAAAAATTTCTACCTCAGACATTATTAAAGAGGGATTTACCGGATCAAATATAACTAAAGAATTATATGTTAGACGTTTACATGCTTTAAATTCATGGAAAAATAAATAA
- the metC gene encoding cystathionine beta-lyase, translating into MKKLETALITSGRDKKYTYGAINPIIQRTSSVVFDSIQQKQQATKNHNTTDKLFYGRYGTITHFSLRQSMAELENGVGCVLYPCGTAAITHTILSFVQPGDHILMTGSAYEPTQKFCRYVLKRMNIDTTWFNPLIGNDIANLIQHNTCLVVLESPGSITMEVQNVPSIVKTVRKKKSDIVILLDNTWSAGVFFKALDIGVDISLQSGTKYIIGHSDGMIGTAVSNARCWDQLQKQSYLMGQMVDADTAYMASRGLRTLYVRLKQHEENGLHIAHWLAQHPAIERVNHPALATCKGHKYFIRDFSGSSGLFSFILKKRLNNSQLSHFINHFKYFKIAYSWGGFESLILVNQVEELRPIRPSGTLDFTGTLVRIHVGLEHPNDLIRDLSGALYRINAS; encoded by the coding sequence ATGAAAAAACTTGAAACTGCATTAATTACTTCTGGCAGGGATAAAAAATACACATACGGCGCAATTAATCCTATTATCCAACGGACATCTTCAGTAGTATTCGATTCTATTCAACAAAAACAACAAGCCACAAAAAATCACAACACGACGGATAAATTATTCTACGGTCGATATGGAACTATTACTCATTTTTCCTTACGCCAATCAATGGCTGAATTAGAAAACGGAGTTGGTTGTGTACTGTATCCATGTGGTACAGCAGCAATTACTCATACAATCCTTTCTTTTGTTCAACCAGGAGACCATATATTAATGACAGGCTCTGCATATGAACCAACTCAAAAATTCTGTCGATATGTTTTAAAAAGAATGAATATAGACACCACCTGGTTTAATCCGTTAATTGGAAATGATATTGCCAATTTAATTCAGCACAACACTTGTTTAGTTGTATTAGAATCACCAGGATCAATAACGATGGAGGTACAAAATGTTCCTAGCATCGTTAAAACAGTGCGTAAAAAAAAATCAGATATTGTCATATTATTAGATAATACTTGGTCGGCAGGAGTTTTTTTTAAAGCATTAGATATAGGCGTAGATATCTCCCTACAATCAGGCACTAAATATATCATAGGCCATTCTGATGGAATGATAGGAACTGCAGTGTCCAATGCACGCTGTTGGGATCAATTGCAAAAACAATCGTATTTAATGGGACAAATGGTTGATGCTGACACCGCTTACATGGCATCACGTGGATTACGTACTTTATATGTTAGACTAAAACAACATGAAGAAAATGGGCTGCACATTGCCCATTGGTTAGCTCAACATCCAGCAATAGAACGAGTAAATCACCCCGCCTTAGCTACATGCAAGGGACATAAATATTTTATAAGAGATTTTAGTGGATCTAGCGGATTATTTTCGTTTATTCTAAAAAAACGTTTAAACAATTCGCAATTGTCTCATTTTATTAATCATTTTAAATACTTTAAAATTGCATACTCTTGGGGTGGATTTGAATCTTTGATTTTAGTGAATCAAGTAGAGGAACTACGCCCAATACGTCCCTCGGGTACATTAGATTTTACAGGAACATTAGTTAGAATTCATGTGGGATTAGAACATCCTAACGATTTGATTCGTGACTTATCAGGTGCTCTTTACCGTATAAATGCATCATGA
- the plsY gene encoding glycerol-3-phosphate 1-O-acyltransferase PlsY produces MNFYDFSPIIIVILAYFLGSISSAILICKILHFPDPRNFGSKNPGATNILRIAGIKIAISVILFDILKGAIPVWLGLHFEISPIFLGATAVFACLGHMYPIFFKFYGGKGVATAFGTLITIDPNSSIVMMSIWTLIVLSFGYSSLGAIVTALIIPCYAWYFQSQYLLPIIIISSLVIIKHITNIRRLFNHKEERIWRD; encoded by the coding sequence ATGAATTTTTATGATTTTTCTCCCATTATCATAGTGATACTTGCTTATTTTTTAGGATCAATATCCAGCGCTATTTTAATATGCAAAATATTACATTTTCCAGACCCAAGAAATTTTGGCTCTAAAAATCCTGGTGCTACTAATATTTTACGCATCGCAGGGATTAAAATTGCAATTAGTGTGATTTTATTTGATATACTAAAAGGAGCAATACCGGTTTGGTTGGGATTACATTTTGAAATTTCTCCTATTTTCTTAGGAGCTACAGCTGTTTTTGCTTGTTTGGGGCATATGTATCCCATATTTTTTAAATTTTATGGAGGAAAAGGCGTAGCTACCGCATTTGGAACTCTCATAACCATAGATCCTAACTCCTCCATAGTAATGATGAGTATTTGGACATTGATTGTGTTATCTTTTGGATATTCCTCACTGGGAGCCATCGTTACTGCACTTATCATACCTTGTTATGCTTGGTACTTTCAATCTCAATATTTACTTCCAATAATCATAATATCTTCTTTAGTTATAATAAAACATATTACTAATATTAGACGTTTGTTTAATCATAAAGAAGAACGTATTTGGCGTGATTAA
- the hldE gene encoding bifunctional D-glycero-beta-D-manno-heptose-7-phosphate kinase/D-glycero-beta-D-manno-heptose 1-phosphate adenylyltransferase HldE, which produces MTVIFPNFSNSRVLIVGDVMLDRYWYGSTDKISPEAPVPIVKINKIIDRPGGAANVAMNIASLGAQSRLLGLTGVDEAAKILKKQLNESNIKWNLIPVNTCPTIIKLRVMSRNQQLIRLDFEQCFNNIDTTKLFKKIELYLPKYKVLVLSDYAKGSLNCIEEIIKLAHYMNVPVIVDPKGIQFSRYKGATLLTPNISEFESVVGFCRNEKILINRAQEIIIDYNLSALLITRSERGMTLCTRDAAPLYFSTQTKEVHDVIGAGDTVVGVLSAALSVGKSLEKACFLANLAAGVVIKKSGTSTSNVTDMREIMNNHISTTLPGGILDEKTLKEMIALVRNRGEKIVMTNGVFDILHAGHVSYLTNAKKLGDRLIVAVNSDGSTRRLKGKTRPINTLEQRMFILSALTVVDWVVPFYEDTPARLVTYLSPDFLVKGGDYHVCDIEGSQEVLSSGGTVRVLNFQTGCSSSNIINAIKRKN; this is translated from the coding sequence ATGACTGTTATTTTTCCAAATTTTTCCAATTCGCGTGTATTAATCGTAGGAGATGTTATGTTAGACCGATATTGGTATGGGTCTACTGATAAAATTTCACCAGAAGCACCTGTTCCAATTGTTAAGATCAATAAAATTATAGATCGACCAGGTGGAGCTGCTAATGTTGCGATGAATATTGCTTCTTTAGGCGCTCAATCAAGATTATTAGGATTAACTGGAGTTGATGAAGCAGCTAAAATTTTAAAAAAACAACTCAATGAATCGAATATCAAATGGAATTTGATCCCGGTTAATACATGTCCTACTATAATTAAATTGCGAGTAATGTCGCGTAACCAACAACTTATTAGATTAGATTTCGAACAATGTTTTAATAATATTGATACTACGAAATTATTTAAAAAAATTGAATTGTATTTACCAAAATATAAGGTGTTAGTATTGTCTGATTATGCTAAGGGTTCTTTAAATTGCATAGAAGAAATTATTAAATTGGCACATTATATGAATGTACCAGTTATCGTAGACCCTAAAGGTATACAATTTTCTCGTTATAAAGGCGCTACTTTATTAACTCCTAATATATCAGAATTTGAATCGGTAGTAGGATTTTGTCGCAATGAAAAAATTTTGATAAATCGAGCTCAAGAAATTATAATTGATTATAATTTATCAGCTTTGTTGATCACACGTTCTGAAAGGGGTATGACTTTATGTACACGAGATGCGGCCCCATTATATTTTTCAACTCAAACAAAAGAAGTACACGATGTAATTGGTGCTGGGGATACAGTAGTTGGTGTACTGTCAGCAGCATTATCTGTTGGTAAAAGTTTGGAAAAAGCATGTTTTTTGGCTAATTTAGCTGCCGGTGTAGTAATAAAAAAATCGGGAACTTCTACTAGCAATGTAACTGACATGAGAGAAATCATGAATAATCATATATCTACTACTTTGCCGGGTGGTATATTAGATGAGAAAACATTAAAAGAGATGATAGCTTTAGTTCGTAATAGAGGCGAAAAAATAGTCATGACTAATGGCGTATTTGATATTTTGCATGCTGGTCATGTAAGTTATTTGACTAATGCTAAAAAACTTGGAGATAGATTAATTGTGGCTGTGAACAGTGACGGTTCAACAAGACGTTTAAAAGGTAAAACAAGACCTATAAATACTTTAGAACAACGTATGTTCATATTATCTGCTTTAACAGTAGTAGATTGGGTGGTGCCTTTTTATGAGGATACACCCGCAAGGTTAGTTACATACTTGTCTCCAGATTTTTTAGTAAAAGGTGGTGATTATCATGTATGTGATATTGAAGGAAGTCAAGAGGTATTGAGTAGTGGAGGAACAGTGCGTGTGTTAAATTTTCAAACCGGTTGCTCGAGCAGTAATATTATCAATGCTATTAAACGTAAAAATTGA
- the ribB gene encoding 3,4-dihydroxy-2-butanone-4-phosphate synthase — protein sequence MYRRNCLSEFGSPIERVQNALKALRNGQGILVMDDEDRENEGDMIFAAENMTIEQMALAIRYGSGIVCLSLTEDRCKQLNLTMMVENNSNRHRTAFTVTIEAAKGITTGVSAADRLTTIRVSIEDNAKPSDLNRPGHVFPLRAQDGGVLVRCGHTEAAIDLTSLAGLGPFGVLCEVTNKDGSMARILEIITFARRHRMPVLTISDLITYRIHMT from the coding sequence ATGTATCGGAGGAATTGTTTGTCTGAATTTGGATCACCTATAGAACGTGTCCAAAATGCATTAAAAGCATTACGCAATGGCCAGGGTATTTTAGTGATGGATGATGAAGACCGAGAGAATGAGGGTGATATGATATTTGCTGCAGAAAATATGACAATTGAACAAATGGCATTGGCCATTCGTTATGGCAGTGGAATAGTTTGTTTATCCTTAACAGAAGATCGATGTAAACAATTAAATTTAACAATGATGGTAGAAAATAATAGCAATCGTCATAGAACCGCTTTTACTGTTACTATAGAAGCAGCAAAAGGTATAACGACTGGGGTGTCGGCCGCAGATCGACTAACTACTATTAGAGTTTCTATAGAAGATAACGCAAAACCTTCTGATTTAAATCGTCCCGGTCATGTTTTTCCATTACGAGCTCAAGATGGTGGAGTATTAGTTCGTTGCGGCCATACAGAAGCAGCTATTGATTTAACTTCATTAGCTGGATTAGGACCTTTTGGAGTGTTGTGCGAGGTAACAAATAAAGATGGAAGCATGGCGCGTATATTAGAAATAATCACGTTTGCACGAAGACATAGAATGCCAGTTTTAACTATTTCAGATTTGATCACTTATCGTATTCATATGACTTAA
- the groL gene encoding chaperonin GroEL (60 kDa chaperone family; promotes refolding of misfolded polypeptides especially under stressful conditions; forms two stacked rings of heptamers to form a barrel-shaped 14mer; ends can be capped by GroES; misfolded proteins enter the barrel where they are refolded when GroES binds) — protein MAAKDVKFGNDARVKMLRGVNVLADAVKVTLGPKGRNVVLDKSFGAPVITKDGVSVAREIELEDKFENMGAQMVKEVASKANDSAGDGTTTATVLAQSIVNEGLKAVAAGMNPMDLKRGIDKAVVAAVEELKKLSVPCSDPKAIAQVGTISANSDETVGKLIAQAMDKVGKEGVITVEEGSGLQDELDVVEGMQFDRGYLSPYFVNKPESGTVELEHPFILLADKKISNIREMLPILESVAKAGKPLLIIAEDVEGEALATLVVNNMRGIVKVTAVKAPGFGDRRKAMLQDIAVLTAGTVISEEIGLELEKATLEDMGQAKRVVITKDATTIIDGVGNKSAINSRVAQINQQRDEATSDYDREKLQERVAKLAGGVAVIKVGAATEVEMKEKKARVEDALHATRAAVEEGVVAGGGVALIRVANAIRNVCGDNEDQNVGIKVARRAMEAPLRQIMANAGEEPSVIANNVRSGEGNTGYNAATEKYGNMIELGILDPTKVTRSALQYAASIAGLMITTECMVTELPKEDKPDLGNAGAGGNMGGMM, from the coding sequence ATGGCAGCTAAAGATGTGAAGTTTGGTAATGATGCGCGTGTCAAGATGCTGCGCGGAGTGAATGTGTTGGCTGACGCAGTAAAAGTTACTCTCGGTCCTAAAGGTAGGAATGTGGTGTTAGATAAATCTTTTGGGGCTCCAGTTATAACTAAAGATGGGGTATCTGTGGCACGAGAAATTGAATTAGAAGATAAATTTGAAAATATGGGCGCTCAAATGGTGAAGGAGGTTGCTTCTAAAGCAAATGATTCTGCGGGTGATGGAACCACTACTGCTACTGTGTTAGCTCAATCTATAGTTAATGAAGGACTAAAAGCTGTCGCTGCTGGAATGAACCCCATGGATTTAAAACGTGGCATAGATAAGGCAGTAGTTGCAGCAGTAGAAGAATTGAAAAAGCTATCCGTCCCTTGTTCAGATCCTAAGGCTATTGCTCAAGTGGGTACTATTTCTGCAAATTCTGATGAAACTGTTGGTAAACTTATTGCGCAGGCAATGGATAAGGTGGGGAAAGAAGGAGTTATTACTGTAGAAGAAGGGTCTGGTTTACAGGATGAACTAGATGTAGTTGAAGGTATGCAATTTGACCGCGGTTATCTTTCCCCTTATTTTGTTAATAAACCTGAAAGCGGCACAGTGGAACTAGAGCATCCTTTCATTTTATTAGCAGATAAGAAGATCTCTAACATTAGGGAAATGTTACCTATATTAGAATCTGTTGCAAAAGCAGGGAAACCGTTACTTATCATCGCTGAGGATGTAGAAGGTGAGGCTTTAGCCACTTTGGTTGTGAATAACATGCGTGGTATAGTCAAAGTAACTGCTGTAAAGGCACCAGGTTTTGGTGATAGACGTAAAGCTATGTTGCAAGATATAGCTGTGTTGACTGCAGGAACTGTGATTTCTGAGGAAATTGGATTAGAATTGGAAAAAGCGACATTAGAAGATATGGGGCAAGCTAAACGAGTAGTTATTACTAAAGATGCTACTACTATTATTGACGGAGTAGGTAATAAATCTGCTATAAATAGTCGTGTGGCACAAATTAATCAACAGCGTGACGAAGCTACTTCTGATTATGATCGTGAGAAACTGCAAGAACGTGTTGCTAAATTAGCCGGAGGAGTTGCAGTAATTAAAGTTGGAGCAGCTACTGAAGTAGAAATGAAAGAAAAGAAAGCACGTGTAGAGGATGCATTGCATGCAACTCGCGCCGCTGTTGAAGAAGGTGTAGTTGCAGGTGGTGGTGTTGCTTTAATTCGTGTAGCTAATGCTATTAGGAATGTGTGCGGTGACAATGAAGATCAAAATGTTGGTATTAAGGTAGCTCGCCGTGCAATGGAAGCTCCTTTGCGTCAAATTATGGCAAATGCTGGAGAAGAGCCGTCAGTAATTGCTAATAATGTCAGATCGGGAGAGGGCAATACTGGTTATAATGCCGCTACTGAAAAGTATGGCAATATGATTGAATTAGGAATTCTAGATCCTACTAAAGTGACTCGTTCTGCCCTACAATATGCAGCATCTATTGCGGGTTTAATGATTACTACTGAATGCATGGTTACTGAATTACCTAAAGAAGATAAGCCGGATTTAGGTAATGCAGGAGCTGGTGGTAACATGGGTGGCATGATGTAA
- a CDS encoding co-chaperone GroES — protein MKIRPLHDRVIVKRKEVESKSAGGIVLTGSAAGKSTRGEVLAVGHGRVLENGGVKALDVRVGDTIIFNDGYGVKVEKIDNEEVLIMSESDILAIVEK, from the coding sequence ATGAAAATTCGTCCATTGCATGATCGTGTAATTGTTAAACGTAAAGAGGTTGAATCAAAGTCTGCGGGAGGTATTGTGCTGACTGGATCTGCAGCAGGAAAATCTACGCGTGGAGAAGTATTGGCTGTTGGTCATGGCCGCGTTTTGGAAAATGGGGGAGTAAAAGCTTTAGATGTGCGTGTTGGTGATACCATTATTTTCAATGATGGGTATGGTGTAAAAGTGGAGAAAATTGATAATGAAGAAGTATTAATTATGTCAGAAAGTGATATCCTTGCTATCGTTGAGAAATAA
- the efp gene encoding elongation factor P, with product MVFYNINEFRTGLKVIQNGVPCVIISHEFTKPGKGQAFSRVRFRQIISGKILEKTFKSGDFLESANVIEIRLIYVYHDNEFWYFMNERNFEEIAVSEAIIGENRKWITNQLNYIVTLWNKVPILVTPPDCIELKIIKVTPLKKSSTGSSGVKLATVSTGAVIKVPFFIQLGELIKINTRLGTYISRSK from the coding sequence ATGGTATTTTATAATATTAATGAATTTAGAACTGGACTCAAGGTTATTCAAAATGGAGTACCATGTGTTATTATTAGCCACGAATTTACAAAACCTGGAAAAGGACAAGCTTTTAGCCGTGTAAGATTTAGACAAATAATTTCTGGTAAAATATTAGAAAAGACTTTTAAGTCTGGAGATTTTTTAGAATCAGCTAATGTTATAGAAATCAGACTAATTTATGTTTATCACGATAATGAATTTTGGTATTTCATGAATGAAAGGAATTTTGAAGAAATTGCAGTTTCTGAAGCAATAATAGGAGAGAACAGAAAATGGATTACAAATCAATTAAATTATATAGTAACTTTATGGAATAAAGTACCAATTCTTGTCACTCCGCCTGATTGTATAGAATTAAAAATTATAAAGGTTACTCCGTTAAAAAAGAGTAGCACTGGCTCTTCTGGAGTTAAACTAGCTACTGTCAGTACTGGTGCTGTAATTAAAGTCCCTTTTTTTATTCAATTAGGGGAATTGATTAAAATTAATACTCGTTTAGGTACATATATATCTCGATCAAAATAA